From the genome of Streptomyces sp. SID8374:
AACGCCGCCCCGGCCGCCGCCCCTTCGGCCGCCTCCCCGTCCGCCGCCAAGGGTGGCGCGCTGGACCCGTACACGAAGCAGAAGCCGAAGTGGAAGCGGTGCGAAGCCGGCGCGCCGGCGGAGTTCCAGTGCGCCACGATCAAGGTTCCGCTGGACTACCGGGCCCCCGGGGGCAAGCGGATCGACCTGGCGATATCCCGGATCAAGAGCACCACGCCGGGCAAGCGCCACGGTGTCCTGCTCTCCAACCCCGGTGGCCCCGGCGGCCAGGGCATCTACATGCCACTGGGACTGCGGGAGGAGCTGCCGAAGTCCGCCCGGCAGAAGTACGACCTCATCGGCTTCGACCCGCGCGGGGTGGGGCGGAGCAGCCCGGTCACCTGCAACCTGACGCCGGACGAGGAGGACTGGCTGCGGCCGTACAAGAAGGAGACGTTCGCCAAGGACGTCGCCTGGGCCCGCAAGGTCGCGGACAAGTGCCGTAAGAAGGCGGGCGCCACGCTCCCGCACATCACCACCCGCAACACCGCCCGCGACATCGACGTGCTCCGGGCGGTCCTCGGCGAGAAGAAGATCTCGTACCTGGGCTACTCGTACGGCACCTACCTCGGCGCCGTCTACACCCAGCTCTTCCCGGGCCGGGCCGACCGGTTCGTCCTCGACAGCGCGGTCGATCCGGCGCGCGCCTGGCGGGGCATGGTCCAGTGGTGGGCCGAGGGCGCCGAGCCCGCGTACGACCGGTGGACCGGGTGGGCCGCCGCGCGTTCGGCGACGTACGGCCTCGGTGACACGCCGAAGAAGGTCGACCGGACCTTCTGGAAGCTGGTCGCGCGCGCCGACAAGAAGCCCATCGACCTGGACGGGCTGCTGGTCACCGGCGACGACATCCGCAGCGGTATGCGGGGAGCGGTGTTCAGCCCGCAGTCCGCCACCGAGGCGTTCGTGGAGCTGAAGAAGGCCGCTGACGGGCAGCCCGCCGCCGCCAAGAAGCTCACGGCGTTCACCGGCGCGGCCGGGACCGGGAGCGCGCGCAAGGCCGCCGAGCCGCCTGCGGACAACATGACGGCGAGCTTCTGGGCCGTGGTGTGCGGCGACAACTCCGCCGCGTGGCCGCGAAACCCCGAGCGCTACCGGAAGGACGCCATCGCGGACAAGGCCCGCTACCCGCTCTTCGGCGACTTCGCGTCCAGCATCAAGCCCTGTGCGTTCTGGAACGCGTCCGTGGAACCGGCGACGAAGGTGAACAACAAGGTCGGCTCCCTGGTCGTCCAGAACGAGTGGGACTCCCAGACCCCGCTGCCCAGCGCCCAGGCCCTGCACAAGGTCCTCAAGCGCTCCAAGATAGTCACCGTCCTCGGCGGCGAGGGCCACGGCGTCTACCCGAGCGGCAACGTGTGCACGGACGGCGCGGTCACCGGCTACCTGCTCACCGGAAAGCTTCCGGCGAAGGACGTGTTCTGCCGGGCGACGACCGGCTCGAACGCGGAGGCGCGGCAGAACCAGAAGCGGGACCAGCTCCCCGGATCTCCGCTCCCGGAGCGCGCCCCGGACCGGTTCTGAGTCCGCACCTGAGTCCGCTCGTGCGGCGGCGGTTCTGATTCCGGTCGTACGGTGTCGGCTCCGAGGCCGATCGTACGACCCCGGGCCGGGCGGGCCGTTGAAGGCGGGGCGGGGCCTCCCGGCGAGGTCCCGCCCCGTCGTACGCCGTCGGCTCAGCGCACCGGGTCGCGCGGCCCCACCGGGTACGCGGCGAGACCGGGCGCCGCCACCGGGTCGGCGATCCGCTCCGGTGACGACCGGCCGTCGCCTCCGCCCGGCAGGTACCGGCCCGGGGTGTGGCCGTACGCCCGGCGGACGACGTCGATGGGCCCGGTTGGCGTGCACGGTGCCGGCGGGCACCCGGATGGCCCGGTTCCGCCGGTGCAATCCATGTACCGGCCGTGGTGCGCGGGTCCCATCCCCTCACCGTGGCCGACGTGGCGGGGCTCATCCCCCTGCCCGGTCCGGCCCTCCATGTATGTGCGGCCCTGACCTCGGCAGGTCTCCGCGTCCCGGTCTCGTTGCAGGTGACCCTGGCCCAGGACCATCTGCCCGGCCGGGCCGGCACGGCCAGTGGCATCACCCTCGGGCTGACCATCGGCGTCGGCGGTCTGTTCACCCCGCTGATCGGCAGGCTGGCCGACGCCACCCCCCTGCGGACCGCTCTGATGAACACGTCGCAGTCGTGTCGTTGATGTGTGCATGGGCCGGGGTGATCTGGCGGACGCCGAGTGGGAACGGCTGCGACCGTTCCTGCCGGTCAGTAACAGGCGTTGTGGCAGGTGGCGGAATCACCGGTAGGTGATCGACGGGATTCCGCACCGGGTGCGGACCGGCGTTCAGTGGTTGGCCTGCCCGAACGGTTCGGGCCGTGGAAGACGGTCTACGAACGTCACCGTCTGTGGTCGGCCGACGGAACCTGGGAATGCCTGCTCCGGCAGGTTCAGGCCGCGGCCGATGAGGCTGGGGAGATCGACTGGGACATCTCGGTCGACTCCACCGTCGTGCGGGCCCATCAGCACGCCGGCGGCGCCCGACCGGACCACCACCCGTCTCACAGGGGGACGCGGCGGCAGAACACCGGGACCAGACGGCGTGGCAGAGCCTCCTCGCCCGACTGGCGGAGGTGGTGCGGGAGGTGAGGGCCTGGGTCGCTCGCGGGGCCGGTTCACCACCAAGCTCCGCCTGAGCGCGGACGGCCGCTGCCGCCCGCTGTCCCGGATCGTTCCTCCGGGACAGCGGGCGGACTGCACGCAGTTGGAGCCCGTGCTGGAGAGGATTCTCGTACCTCGGACCGGGCCGGGCAGACCCCGCAAGAAGCGCGACACCGTCGAACGGGCCATCAACCGGCTCAAGCACGCGGTGAGCTGGCGGCAGGGCAGCAAAGGGCCGATGACCTCACGGTTCGCGGTCCTGACCTTACGGCCGGCGGGCAAGCAGTCTCTGGCAGGCGCCCAGGCCGCGGGCGGCGGACGCAACCAGTGGGACGGTGCCCTGCCCACCTCCATCGTCCTCGTGGAAGGGCCCACCGGGGTGGAGGCGCCGACGAGCTATCGGATATCGAACCTGCCGCCCGGAACACCGGCCGCCGAGTTGGTGCGGTGGGCGAAGACGCGCTGGCGCATCGAACACGACTACCCAGAGCTCAAGCACGGCCTCGGGCTGGACCACTTCGAGGGCCGCACCCAGTTCCTACTAGTGGCCCTCGTCCGCCGGAAGGGCGTACAGGCGGGGGAGGTTGACCACGATCGCCTCCTGGGTGGAGCGCGCGATGACGACCACCGCCTCTTCGGACGGGTCGGGGTTCTCCTCCCGGTGCGGCACGAACGGGGGGACGAAGATGTAGTCGCCCGGCGAGGTGCGCAGCCGTACCTCCTGCGGCTCCTCGCCCGAGTCGTCGAGGAACACGAACTCCGGGTGTCCGCTGACCACATGGATGGCCGTCTCGGAGGCGCCGTGGTGGTGGTCGGAGGAGGAGGTGGACGGCGCCACATGGGTCTGGCCCATCCACAGCTTCTCGGAGCCGGTCGTCCGCCCGCTGATGGCCGCGAACCGGCGCATCCCGCCGGTCTGGGCCGTGTCGCCGTCCAGCGCGTCGGCGCGGATGTGGTGCAGGCGGGTGTGCAGCGGAGCCGTGGGGCGGTCTCCCGGGGTGGCGTGGAGGTGCGGGTGGAAACCTTCGCCTGCGGTGGTCAGGGGCTCGCTCATGGCGGGGACGCTAAAGCGGCACGGAAAAGGATGTCAAGAGGTGTCCTTTGCGGTTCATCTGCGGCAATGTTGCTGACATGTAGGAGTTCAATCGTGCGGAGGCCGGGCCTCCGCACGGCCCTTCGGGCATGATGAGCGCCATGCATATCTCCGCGAAAGCGGACTACGCCACGCGGGCCCTCCTGGAGCTCGCCCGTGAACCTGGCCGTCCGCTCACCTGCGAAGCCATCGCCTCCTCGCAGGAGATTCCCTTCCGTTTCCTGAAGTCCGTGGTGGGCGAGTTGCGCAGAGCCGGGCTCGTACGCAGCCAGCGCGGCTGCGAGGGCGGCTACTGGCTCGGCAGACCCGCCGACGAGGTCACCCTCCTCGACGTGGTGCGCGCCATCGACGGCGATGTCCTCACTCTGCGTGGCGAACCGCTGGACGGGCTCGGCTACCCCGGTCCCGCCGCGCCCCTGCCGGGTGTGTGGCGGCAGATCGAGGCGGGCGCGGCGGCGGTCCTCGGCGGGCTGACCCTGGCCTCACTGCTGCCTGCCGGGCTCTCCGCCGGTGCCCGGGAACAGCACTCCGAGGTCGGCGCCGCATGACCGTCACACCGGAGCCGGAGGGCCCGCCCACACCCGCCTCGGAAGGCCCGCCCCTGCTTGAGGTCGCACCCGCCTCGGAAGGCCTGCCCTCGCCGGAGGCCACACCCGACTCGGCGGAGGCCACACTCGCCTCGGACGGCCCGCCCCCGCTGGAGGTGGTGGAGTACACCGATCCGCTCTGCCCCTGGGCCTGGGGTTCCGAGCCCGCCTTCCGCCGGCTCCGGGCGGCACTGCCCGGCCGGGTCCACTGGCGGCGCGCGTACGCCATCCTCTTCGACGACGACGAGGACGATCCGCCCCCCGACCCTGCCGCCGAAACCTCCTGGTACGCAAGCCACTTGGCGGAGATCGGCACGCACACGCTGGCCCCCCGCGCGCACCGGCTGACCCGGGTGGCGGCCAGTTCCTGGCCCTCCTCGCTCGTCGCCAGGGCCGCCGAGGCCCAAGGGCCCGAGATCGCCGAACGGGTGCTGCGCCGGCTGCGCGAGAGCGTCTTCGTGCTCGGTGAGCCCGCGGACACCGAGGCGCTCGCACTCCGGTCCGTACGCGGGGTGCCGGGCCTGGATCCCGACCGGCTGGCGCGTGACGCCGCCTCCGCCGACGTACGCGAAAGTGTGCGCGCCGACCGGGCCGAGGCGCGCCGTCCGGTCCCCGAGGTGTTCTCCGTACACGAGGAGTCGCCGCACCCCGGGGCGGCGAAGGAGACGCCCGGCGGTGACGTGCGGTACGCGCTGCCGACGCTGCTGTTCCGGACCCCGGCCGCGTACCGCGTGGTGCCCGGCTGGCGGCCGTACGAGGCGTACGCGGCCGCCGTCGACGCGCTGAGCCCGGGGCTGCGCCGGGAGGCCGCCCCGCTCGCCCCCGCCATGGCCCTGGAGCGCTACCGGAGCCTGACCGGGCCGGAGCGGCTGGTGCTGACCCAGGGCGCCTGGCCGCCGCCGCACGCGGTGCGGGTGGACACCGCGCAGGGGCCCGTGTGGCTGCACCCCGACGACGCCCAACACCACCCCGCCGTACGGGAGTAGGGCCCCGCAACGCCCTGAGCTGCGGCCCAGTGTCGTTCCACCGGATGAGACACCAAAAGGTGTCCATTGACATCCGGGGGCGTGCGGCACCAGGATGTGCCGCATGCTCACGACGCACCCCGGCGTGATGTGCCGCTACGTGGACCTGCGGCGCACCTCCAGCGCTCTCTGTCGCTGACCGACCGCCACTTCGGCCCACAGGCGTTCCCCGATCGCCGACGGCAGCCCCGCTGACCGTCGTCACACCGATCGGCCCCTGTCTCCTCCGCGTCCCTCCCCGCGCATCCCCGCGCACCTTCAACGGCCCTCGCCGTGCGCCCCGTTCGTGACCCCGTCGCCGTCACTGCCGCCGTCGACCGTCCCGGACCGCGCTCGCACCGAGGCGTGCCGCGGCTCCCACCGCCCTGCCCGGACGCCCGTGCGTCCGGTTTCCGGCGCGGGTGCCGGCCGCCCCCGGTTCCGCTCCGTCCGCCCCGTACCGCGGCCGGCGCCCATCACAGAGAGAACACCGAGATGTCCGCACGACTGACGAACCTCCGCCCAGGACTCCGCGTCCGGTCCGCCCGGCGGGCCGGGGGCCTGCGGGCCGCCGCGCTCGGGACGGCCCTCGCCACCCTGCTCGTCCCGGCCCTGAGCGCCTGCGGGGGAGACGCCTCCTCCGCGAGCGGCAACGCCACGCTGAAGTGGGCCTCCTCCTACTTCCCGGCCCACTGGGACCCGGTCGTGTCGGGCAGCGGC
Proteins encoded in this window:
- a CDS encoding DsbA family protein gives rise to the protein MTVTPEPEGPPTPASEGPPLLEVAPASEGLPSPEATPDSAEATLASDGPPPLEVVEYTDPLCPWAWGSEPAFRRLRAALPGRVHWRRAYAILFDDDEDDPPPDPAAETSWYASHLAEIGTHTLAPRAHRLTRVAASSWPSSLVARAAEAQGPEIAERVLRRLRESVFVLGEPADTEALALRSVRGVPGLDPDRLARDAASADVRESVRADRAEARRPVPEVFSVHEESPHPGAAKETPGGDVRYALPTLLFRTPAAYRVVPGWRPYEAYAAAVDALSPGLRREAAPLAPAMALERYRSLTGPERLVLTQGAWPPPHAVRVDTAQGPVWLHPDDAQHHPAVRE
- a CDS encoding alpha/beta hydrolase, yielding MRRRRLAPLLAVTLTATLAPALATSTANAAPAAAPSAASPSAAKGGALDPYTKQKPKWKRCEAGAPAEFQCATIKVPLDYRAPGGKRIDLAISRIKSTTPGKRHGVLLSNPGGPGGQGIYMPLGLREELPKSARQKYDLIGFDPRGVGRSSPVTCNLTPDEEDWLRPYKKETFAKDVAWARKVADKCRKKAGATLPHITTRNTARDIDVLRAVLGEKKISYLGYSYGTYLGAVYTQLFPGRADRFVLDSAVDPARAWRGMVQWWAEGAEPAYDRWTGWAAARSATYGLGDTPKKVDRTFWKLVARADKKPIDLDGLLVTGDDIRSGMRGAVFSPQSATEAFVELKKAADGQPAAAKKLTAFTGAAGTGSARKAAEPPADNMTASFWAVVCGDNSAAWPRNPERYRKDAIADKARYPLFGDFASSIKPCAFWNASVEPATKVNNKVGSLVVQNEWDSQTPLPSAQALHKVLKRSKIVTVLGGEGHGVYPSGNVCTDGAVTGYLLTGKLPAKDVFCRATTGSNAEARQNQKRDQLPGSPLPERAPDRF
- a CDS encoding Rrf2 family transcriptional regulator → MHISAKADYATRALLELAREPGRPLTCEAIASSQEIPFRFLKSVVGELRRAGLVRSQRGCEGGYWLGRPADEVTLLDVVRAIDGDVLTLRGEPLDGLGYPGPAAPLPGVWRQIEAGAAAVLGGLTLASLLPAGLSAGAREQHSEVGAA
- a CDS encoding cupin domain-containing protein yields the protein MSEPLTTAGEGFHPHLHATPGDRPTAPLHTRLHHIRADALDGDTAQTGGMRRFAAISGRTTGSEKLWMGQTHVAPSTSSSDHHHGASETAIHVVSGHPEFVFLDDSGEEPQEVRLRTSPGDYIFVPPFVPHREENPDPSEEAVVVIARSTQEAIVVNLPRLYALPADEGH